Genomic DNA from Methanosphaera sp.:
CTAGTAGAAAAAAACACTTGAAGAAATATATAAATTTTTTATAGATTTAATAATTTCTTCATGAAAAAATTTTATAAAAAAAATAGTAAAATGATGTACCTACATACAAAAAGGGGAGTGTAAATATAAAAAAAAGGGGTAAGAAATTTTTATATCCCACCTGTATTATTTTAAGTTTGATATAATTTGAACTTCTATTTTACCCCACTTTTTTTATTATTGATTATCCCATTTTTTGTGATATCTCCATTTCTCCTTGTCCTTCTGTATATGTCTCAAATTCAAATGCCATACGATCAAGACCATAATCTTTAAGAACATCTACTACATCCATATATGGCATATTTTTATGAGTATTATCTTCTGTTCCTACTCTTATTACTTGAGTAGTAGTAGTATGACTTTGTCCACCTACCACCCAACCAGGGACATATGCTGCTTGATCTTCTATTGGTGTATTATAACCATTATTTGGATTTGCTGCTGTTGCCATTCCCATTATTGTCATGGAAAATAGTAGTGCCATTAATAATGGAATTATCTTGTTTAATTTAATCATACGTTTCACCTTTTAATTAAAAAAAAGTACTTATTAAATATTTTAGAAATAATACAAAAAAAGAATTTAATCTTTTTTCATATGATTACCTTTCTATTGTTTTTATTATAAATATAGATTAAATAGTACGTATTAATACTATAAAACTATTATGAAAAAGATAAATTAGTAAAAAAAGAATATTTTATTGGTTTTTTATTTTGTAACTTATTTAAATTAGATTCAGTTATTCATTTTTTTACTAGCTAAATAACTTATTGATGAAATTTTTTATTTAAAATAAGTTTCATTACTATCTAATATTTTTTTTTATTTTGTAGATTAATTGTGTTGGTTGTATTTTGTTATGTCTATTATAGTATAGTTTATTTGGGTATTATTCTAAAAATCTTTATAATTTAAAAACTATATAATATATTTAGTTATACCTATATTTTATTAAACTTTTTATATAGGAAATTATATTTTTAAACCAACATAAAAGAGGATAGTTAATGATCAATATAACAACATTTCTAGATGCAAATGCATGCAGACTCAACAAGCCAATATACTACTCTGTTGATCGTAACATGAAATATACATCAAAAGAAATTCTCAGCATAGTTTCAGAAATTGGACGAACACTAAAAAATGAATATAATATCAAAAAACAAGACCGAGTATTAATATACCTTGAAAACATACCAGAATACCTATTTTCACTACTTGCAATCTGGCGTATAGGTGCTGTTGCAATACCAACAAATAGAATCTATACAATAAATGAGATAAACTATTTCATTGATGATGCAGATGCAAAACTTATAATTACAGATGAACAACTTCCAGATGTAGATATTGCACAGTATATTATACCTGTTATGGATGAATATAGAAATGCTGATGTTCTTGAAGCTGAAAATACACAGTGGGATGATCTTTGTCAGCTACAATATACAAGTGGTACAACAGGAAAACCTAAAGGTGCAATGCTTACACATGGAAACTGGTTTAGTGCAATACAAAATGAATGTGACATACTAAAAATGACACATGAAAGTGTACTTTTCTGTATATATCCAATGGCACATGTAGGTATATCATGGGCAATAGCATCACTACGTGCGGGTGCTCTTACAATTACAAAAAACAATTACACATTTGATGAATATCTTGACATAATCTATGAAAACAGGGTGACAAATGCAACAGGAATGCCACCTGTTATACATTCAATAGTATCAAATCCACAAAAGGTACAAAACAAGCTATATTCTGTAAAATCAATAATTACAGGTGGAGGACCACTACACAAAGAACTATGGAAGAAGTTCTATAAAAAATATGGTATACCAATACTTAATGCATATGGAGCATCAGAAACAATAGTTGTTGGAACAGGAACAATAATAAGACCAGAAGACTATGCATTTGCAGATAGATTTGAAAGTGTAGGACATCCTGTATGTTTTAGTGAAGTAAAAATTGTAGATCCACAAGATGAAACAAAAACACTACCACAAAATGAAAATGGAGAAATAGCACTAAGAGGTCCATCAATAGCACAGGGATACTGGATGAGACCACAACAGACAAAAGAAACATACACAGATGATGGATGGTTCCTAACAGGAGATATAGGATACCTTGATGATGATAACAGACTTTTCATAACAGATCGTAAAAAAGATATGATAATCATGTCAGGATGGAAAATCTATCCAACAGAAGTAGAAGAAGAACTACTTAAATACCCAGCAGTAAGTGAAATTGCAGTATTTAGCTTAGATCATGAACATCGTGGTGAAATTCCAGTTGCAGCTGTAATATGGAAAGATGGAATTGATGATACAGAAGGACTACTTGAATATGCACGCAAAAATCTTGCAAGATATAAAATACCACGTGAAATATTTACAACAGATACACTTCCAAGAGTAAATGGATGGAAACTTCTAAGAAAAGATTTAAAAGAAAAATACTCTAATATATAAAAAATAGGATATAAGAAAAACTGGGTTTTTTTTCATTTTACAACAAAAAAAAGATAATAGTTAAGAATTAATATATTTTAAAAAAAAAGAATGTGTTTAATATGCATGGAAAAGAAATTAGTGAAAATATAGAAGAATATCTTGAGACAATCTACAAAAAAAGTCTCATGAATAACATGGCAAAAACTACAGAAATATCAAAAGATCTTGGTATTGCTCCAAGTAGTGTAACCCAGATGCTAAAAAAACTTGAAGAGGAAGGATATGTAACATACTATCAATATAAGGGTGTTGAACTTACAGATAAAGGATATAAAATTGCAAAAGAAATAGTAAGAAAACACAGACTTATTGAAACATTCCTATATAATACACTTAATTTAGACTTAGAAGATATCCATGACCAGGCATGTGCAATGGAACACTCACTATCTGATGAAGCAGAAAGAAAACTATGTCAACTTCTTGAATATCCAAATCAATGTCCTGATGATCATAACATAATACCAGTATGTGACCTTGACATACCATCATGTTATGAATGTTCAAAAGTACATAAGATAGATGAAATACCAAAAAGACTAGAAAAACTAACAGCTGTAGGAAATATGCAGATAAATCAGGTAGGAACAATAAAATTTATCAGAGGAGACAATGATAAAATTAAAAAACTACTAGATATGGGCATAACACTAGAGATGAAAGTAACACTAATAAATACAGCACCACTAAATCAGCCAATTAAGGTATTAATTGAAGATAAACAAGTAGATCTTGACAAGGATTTATCACTTGACATCTTTGTAGAACTTGATGAATAATATTACTCCCCACCATACTTTTTTTTTATGTTAATTTTTTTTTATGAATATTTTTTTACTAAAAATTATTAAAAGTATATAAGTTAAGAATATTTAAAAGTATTATTGTATAATAGACTTAGATAGGAGGATTTTTTTATGAAATATAAATGTACTTTATGTGGATGGGTATACGACCCAGCTCAAAACGATGGAGTAGAATTTGAAGACTTACCAGATGACTGGACATGCCCATTATGCGGAGCAACAAAAGACTTATTTGTTCCTGCAGAATAGGTTAAATTCTAATTTTTAGTAGATATAACTTACACTTTCTAGGTTATATCTATATAAAAAACTCTTTTTAATTAATTTCTAAACTTCCCCAAAAAAATGATAATTTCTTATTTTTATAAAAATTAAATTAAATAGATTAAATATCTATTATTAACATAATGATCACTCTTTGTGTACTTTTTTACCTTTTAATGTCACTATTTTGGTACATTTTATTATTTATACTATGAATACTATAAATTATATTAATAATAAACATTAAGTACGCTAGAATAAACATGTAAGAGTTATTCTATGAATACTTATTATAACAACATTAAGGTGGTGAAAAAATGGTATTAATTGAAGGAGAAATTGGTGGAAAAAAATATCGTGAACCATTTTCAAAAGGAATACTATCAAAATCATTAGTAAGAGCAGAAATTGACTCAGCTAAAGCATATGAAATGGCAGCTGAAATTGAAAAATATTATATGGATAATTCTATAGATGTGGTACAAATTACAGATCTTGTTGAATTTGTAAAAGAAAAGCTTAATGAGGAAGATCCTGAACTTGCTAAGAAGTATATTTCATGGAAGAAAATTAGACAATCTGAAGATCCTCTTATTATATTAATTGGAGGTGCATCAGGTATTGGTACTTCATCAATTTCATTTGAACTTGCAACTAAACTTGGTATTAAAAACATGCTAAGTACTGATATGATTCGTGAGGTTATGAGAAAGATTGTTTCAAAAGAGTTATGTCCAACACTATTTGAATCAAGTTATACTGCAGCTGAATCTCTTAGTACACCTGCACCACCAGAGTTTGATAAGACACTTCTCGGATTTAAAGATCACGTAAATACTGTTAATGTAGGATTAACTGGTGTAATTGAACGTGCAATAAAAGAGGGAATAAGTATTGTTATTGAGGGAGTACATATTGTTCCTGGATTTGTTGATGAAGAACTTCTTAAAAAGAATAATGTTCATATGTTTGTTTTATCATTATCTGATGAAGAAATTCATAAAAGTAGATTTTATTCAAGATGTAGACAGCTATGGGCAAGACGTCCACTTAAAAGATATCTTGAACACTTCACAGATATTAGAAAAACACATGATTAT
This window encodes:
- a CDS encoding class I adenylate-forming enzyme family protein gives rise to the protein MINITTFLDANACRLNKPIYYSVDRNMKYTSKEILSIVSEIGRTLKNEYNIKKQDRVLIYLENIPEYLFSLLAIWRIGAVAIPTNRIYTINEINYFIDDADAKLIITDEQLPDVDIAQYIIPVMDEYRNADVLEAENTQWDDLCQLQYTSGTTGKPKGAMLTHGNWFSAIQNECDILKMTHESVLFCIYPMAHVGISWAIASLRAGALTITKNNYTFDEYLDIIYENRVTNATGMPPVIHSIVSNPQKVQNKLYSVKSIITGGGPLHKELWKKFYKKYGIPILNAYGASETIVVGTGTIIRPEDYAFADRFESVGHPVCFSEVKIVDPQDETKTLPQNENGEIALRGPSIAQGYWMRPQQTKETYTDDGWFLTGDIGYLDDDNRLFITDRKKDMIIMSGWKIYPTEVEEELLKYPAVSEIAVFSLDHEHRGEIPVAAVIWKDGIDDTEGLLEYARKNLARYKIPREIFTTDTLPRVNGWKLLRKDLKEKYSNI
- a CDS encoding metal-dependent transcriptional regulator yields the protein MHGKEISENIEEYLETIYKKSLMNNMAKTTEISKDLGIAPSSVTQMLKKLEEEGYVTYYQYKGVELTDKGYKIAKEIVRKHRLIETFLYNTLNLDLEDIHDQACAMEHSLSDEAERKLCQLLEYPNQCPDDHNIIPVCDLDIPSCYECSKVHKIDEIPKRLEKLTAVGNMQINQVGTIKFIRGDNDKIKKLLDMGITLEMKVTLINTAPLNQPIKVLIEDKQVDLDKDLSLDIFVELDE
- a CDS encoding rubredoxin translates to MKYKCTLCGWVYDPAQNDGVEFEDLPDDWTCPLCGATKDLFVPAE
- a CDS encoding 2-phosphoglycerate kinase is translated as MVLIEGEIGGKKYREPFSKGILSKSLVRAEIDSAKAYEMAAEIEKYYMDNSIDVVQITDLVEFVKEKLNEEDPELAKKYISWKKIRQSEDPLIILIGGASGIGTSSISFELATKLGIKNMLSTDMIREVMRKIVSKELCPTLFESSYTAAESLSTPAPPEFDKTLLGFKDHVNTVNVGLTGVIERAIKEGISIVIEGVHIVPGFVDEELLKKNNVHMFVLSLSDEEIHKSRFYSRCRQLWARRPLKRYLEHFTDIRKTHDYIVGEAHKHNISVIENIDVTATVDEMIEDIIEKEKDNKSDNK